The Echeneis naucrates chromosome 10, fEcheNa1.1, whole genome shotgun sequence genome has a window encoding:
- the hmgxb3 gene encoding HMG domain-containing protein 3 isoform X2 → MEVTTPKKRKGKVQEDAVEKPKKPRSAYLLYYFDVHQNMQQEVPNLPQSEINKRISESWKRLSVAEKAYYLEKAKSEKEGIDKSSISPSKDLPGFRKILPRASYFLFSKSSPSNVLPGGSDISIESLDPLAAGGGFPSVSNTQDSQFTALELASEVELYEQPVVEEIAEETAVVSHPAALQGITPSSSSTIPSKISGCTDVHSSADLTAKGDTLKGKESRASGSGNGRKLVQKIQRENTQVVAIIPSQNLLEPKSFSGVSTLGPVMMVSVGASVDQSVKPSYKMSVKTYTRRGRGRCLNPGCSFVYVTRHKPPACPDCGSLLGGKWIPAVKKTQEKEAASKQLPQKAETKPNESSQPTQLPVQEENADVSNAKTTGSKKEGRVQWRIRRQRAVSAKRPPEGSSTKPQEQRKQFKLSPKCFTVHGQESNNGPGPKKPVRPILPAYYSTGRTLFQIITIPTEKGKVQAANRNNTLSSGSRESFSGLKPNTLKQLGQPVATTASKQDTHVSADGSQAVSSLPDRRLNILSVLPFKQHTVSNFDLGLSTARGRGRCKNPSCDYMYKNRHKPAVCPKCGCELAQKNSKGAKSEMLLDPYQALSPAQKDIQRQSTVQLLRRSLQIPESETELQETINLIQELNSLQIILVQPGNHGHEDSSGTETLVESGWPQYYESEATHCGLCNYPLFKGGQSTIAGQEDCWLLTEALMQTASLQLKVCLNVQCLALHSFTDLHPGLFNIGNRLLVSIDLLLKIRVNIRLGRAPSEAARTLLDHIPSHPVHALTPEELSHIQELLLSGYWAFECLTLRDYNDMICGICGIAPKVEIAKRHTNNVLELKNVEFTWPEFSVSDEVHVDDFWLTMESEAIEQAAFPTDIPITRVDASIIAPFIPPLMRSPTVINTEKEKSLSHMEQSSGDPSVLVRLIHDGQLRLDKIEDHSEDELRSILHGCGVTITSDSTKSELLASLISLYTLVHSGLSTAPQPPLHVTAGKLSKVCPHKVVCGSKYLVRGETARDHVDLLLSSRYWPPVYVSDCARKVALCTDMLYPELANQMWGKNQGCFCDPFEQPEFVSCAELQDQPYTADLSLVAENDQVHPITKSSSCWLVHPPGTEQPSEPPAPEHHSMSLCRDLEPYVSLVAELAKEKEQHDNEGRDQNENAHKDTTKNLEDCSLVSCAWGQPVVFTNTAYYYLYNRLVDYLTSRDIVNQQINQVVKACQPGEVVIRDALYRLGVAQINTEKEEEGSGTEGQTQETEMETYEVVMSEKE, encoded by the exons ATGGAGGTGACCACCCCCAAAAAGAGGAAGGGCAAAGTTCAAGAAGACGCTGTTGAGAAACCCAAGAAGCCTCG GTCTGCCTACCTGCTATACTACTTTGATGTTCACCAGAATATGCAACAGGAAGTACCTAATCTGCCTCAGTCAGAGATCAACAAGCGAATCAGTGAGAGCTGGAAGCGCCTCAGTGTGGCTGAGAAAGCCTACTATCTAGAGAAGGCCAAATCTGAGAAGGAAGGCATAGATAAA tCCTCAATCAGCCCTTCAAAAGACCTGCCTGGCTTCCGCAAGATCCTTCCCAGGGCCAGCTACTTTCTCTTTTCTAAAAGCAGCCCCTCAAATGTCCTACCAGGAGGCTCAGACATTAGCATTGAGTCTCTGGACCCTCTTGCTGCAGGAGGGGGCTTTCCCTCAGTCTCCAATACCCAAGATTCCCAGTTCACAGCTCTAGAGTTGGCCAGTGAAGTGGAGCTTTATGAGCAGCCCGTTGTTGAAGAGATAGCAGAAGAAACAGCGGTGGTGTCTCATCCTGCTGCCCTGCAAGGAAtcacaccctcctcctcctccactatCCCATCCAAAATCTCAGGCTGTACAGATGTCCATAGCTCTGCTGACCTCACAGCCAAAGGAGACACACTGAAAGGAAAGGAGTCAAGAGCTTCTGGTAGTGGTAATGGAAGGAAACTGGTgcagaaaatacagagagaaaacacacaggtGGTTGCCATCATACCTTCCCAG aACCTGCTAGAGCCTAAGTCTTTTTCAGGTGTGAGCACTTTAGGACCAGTGATGATGGTCTCTGTTGGAGCCAGTGTAGATCAAAGTGTAAAACCTTCATATAAAATG tctGTGAAAACATACACCAGGAGAGGACGAGGAAGGTGTCTAAATCCTGGGTGTTCATTTGTTTATGTGACACGCCACAAGCCGCCAGCGTGCCCCGACTGCGGAAGCCTTTTGGGTGGAAAATGGATACCTGCT GTAAAGAAGACgcaagaaaaagaagcagcatcAAAGCAACTCCCACAGAAAGCTGAAACCAAGCCTAATGAAAGCAGCCAGCCcacacagctccctgttcaggAGGAAAATGCTGATGTCAGTAATGCAAAGACCACTGGGAGCAAAAAAGAAGGGCGAGTTCAGTGGCGCATCAGAAGGCAGCGTGCAGTGTCTGCGAAAAGGCCACCAGAGGGCAGCAGCACCAAACCACAGGAGCAAAGAAA ACAATTTAAATTGAGTCCTAAATGTTTCACGGTGCATGGTCAAGAGAGCAACAATGGCCCTGGTCCAAAGAAGCCTGTAAGACCCATCCTACCAGCCTATTATAGCACAG gacGTACCTTGTTTCAAATCATAACTATCCCAACTGAGAAAGGAAAAGTTCAGgctgcaaacagaaacaatacTTTGTCATCTG GGTCCCGAGAGAGTTTCTCAGGACTCAAACCCAACACTTTAAAGCAACTTGGCCAGCCAGTCGCAACAACCGCAAGCAAGCAG GACACACATGTTTCAGCAGATGGGAGCCAGGCTGTGTCTTCACTGCCTGACAGAAGACTGAATATTCTGTCGGTCTTGCCTTTCAAACAGCACACTGTATCTAATTTT GACTTGGGACTGTCTACAGCACGAGGCAGGGGTCGCTGTAAAAACCCTTCTTGCGATTATATgtataaaaacagacacaaacctgcagTGTGCCCTAAGTGTGGCTGTGAGTTGGCTCAGAAGAACTCCAAGGGAGCAAAG TCTGAGATGCTGCTGGATCCTTATCAGGCCCTGAGTCCTGCTCAGAAGGACATTCAGCGACAAAGCACAGTGCAGCTGCTGCGCCGTTCTTTGCAGATTCCTGAAAGTGAGACTGAGCTCCAGGAAACAATAAACCTCATCCAAGAGCTCAACAGCCTCCAGATCATCTTAGTTCAACCAGGTAACCACGGGCATGAAGACAGCAGTGGGACGGAGACATTGGTTGAGTCTGGGTGGCCTCAGTACTATGAATCAGAAGCTACTCACTGTGGCCTATGTAACTACCCTCTCTTCAagggaggtcaaag TACCATTGCAGGACAGGAGGACTGCTGGCTTCTTACTGAGGCCCTGATGCAGACAGCTTCTCTCCAGCTCAAGGTGTGTCTGAACGTACAGTGTTTGGCTCTGCACAGCTTCACTGATCTGCATCCAG GTCTGTTCAACATTGGGAACAGACTGCTGGTGAGTATTGACCTGCTTCTGAAGATCAGGGTAAACATCAGATTGGGCCGAGCCCCCTCTGAGGCAGCCAGGACTTTACTGGATCATATCCCCAGTCACCCTG TGCATGCACTCACCCCAGAAGAGTTATCTCACATTCAAGAGCTTCTCCTGAGTGGTTACTGGGCCTTTGAGTGTTTGACATTGCGGGATTACAATGATATGATCTGCGGCATTTGTGGTATTGCTCCCAAAGTGGAAATTGCGAAGCGGCATACAAACAACGTGCTTGAGCTCAAGAATGTGGAG TTTACTTGGCCTGAGTTTTCGGTCTCAGACGAGGTACATGTGGATGACTTCTGGCTGACAATGGAGAGTGAGGCTATCGAGCAGGCAGCTTTCCCCACTGACATTCCTATTACACGTGTAGACGCCTCTATCATTGCCCCTTTCATCCCTCCGCTGATGAGGAGTCCCACTGTTatcaacacagagaaagagaaatccTTGTCGCACATGGAGCAGTCTTCAG GAGATCCATCAGTTTTGGTGCGTCTCATCCATGATGGTCAGCTGAGACTTGACAAGATTGAGGATCACAGTGAGGATGAGCTCAGATCAATACTGCATGGCTGTGGAGTGACCATCACCTCAGACTCcacaaag AGTGAGCTGCTGGCTTCTTTGATCTCGTTATACACGCTTGTTCACAGTGGCTTGTCCACAGCCCCACAGCCCCCTCTACACGTCACTGCTGGCAAGCTGTCCAAAGTTTGCCCTCACAAG GTGGTATGCGGCTCTAAGTACTTGGTGAGAGGAGAAACGGCTCGAGATCATGTCGACCTGTTGCTGTCATCTCGCTACTGGCCCCCAGTTTATGTTAGTGACTGTGCCCGCAAGGTGGCACTCTGCACAGACATGCTTTATCCAGAACTGGCAAATCAGATGTGGGGCAAGAACCAAGGCTGCTTCTGTGATCCCTTTGAACAGCCGGAG TTTGTCTCCTGTGCTGAGCTACAGGACCAGCCGTACACTGCTGACCTTTCTTTGGTAGCTGAGAATGATCAGGTCCACCCCATCACGAAATCATCTTCCTGCTGGTTGGTTCATCCTCCTGGCACAGAGCAGCCCTCAGAGCCTCCTGCTCCTGAGCACCACTCCATGTCCCTCTGCAGGGACCTGGAGCCCTACGTAAGCCTGGTGGCTGAGCTGGCGAAAGAGAAGGAACAACATGACAACGAGGGGAGAGATCAGAACgaaaatgcacacaaagacactacAAAGAATCTAGAGGACTGTTCCTTGGTGAGCTGTGCATGGGGGCAACCTGTGGTATTCACCAACACAGCCTATTACTACCTGTACAACCGTCTGGTAGATTATCTCACCAGTAGGGACATCGTGAACCAGCAGATCAACCAAGTGGTGAAGGCCTGCCAGCCGGGAGAGGTGGTTATCAGGGATGCCCTGTACCGTTTGGGAGTGGcacaaatcaacacagagaaagaggaagaaggaagtgGAACTGAGGGACAGACacaagagacagagatggagactTATGAGGTTGTCATGTCTGAAAAAGAATGA
- the hmgxb3 gene encoding HMG domain-containing protein 3 isoform X1: protein MEKVEAYEVVKVTEEVESCYNQMEVTTPKKRKGKVQEDAVEKPKKPRSAYLLYYFDVHQNMQQEVPNLPQSEINKRISESWKRLSVAEKAYYLEKAKSEKEGIDKSSISPSKDLPGFRKILPRASYFLFSKSSPSNVLPGGSDISIESLDPLAAGGGFPSVSNTQDSQFTALELASEVELYEQPVVEEIAEETAVVSHPAALQGITPSSSSTIPSKISGCTDVHSSADLTAKGDTLKGKESRASGSGNGRKLVQKIQRENTQVVAIIPSQNLLEPKSFSGVSTLGPVMMVSVGASVDQSVKPSYKMSVKTYTRRGRGRCLNPGCSFVYVTRHKPPACPDCGSLLGGKWIPAVKKTQEKEAASKQLPQKAETKPNESSQPTQLPVQEENADVSNAKTTGSKKEGRVQWRIRRQRAVSAKRPPEGSSTKPQEQRKQFKLSPKCFTVHGQESNNGPGPKKPVRPILPAYYSTGRTLFQIITIPTEKGKVQAANRNNTLSSGSRESFSGLKPNTLKQLGQPVATTASKQDTHVSADGSQAVSSLPDRRLNILSVLPFKQHTVSNFDLGLSTARGRGRCKNPSCDYMYKNRHKPAVCPKCGCELAQKNSKGAKSEMLLDPYQALSPAQKDIQRQSTVQLLRRSLQIPESETELQETINLIQELNSLQIILVQPGNHGHEDSSGTETLVESGWPQYYESEATHCGLCNYPLFKGGQSTIAGQEDCWLLTEALMQTASLQLKVCLNVQCLALHSFTDLHPGLFNIGNRLLVSIDLLLKIRVNIRLGRAPSEAARTLLDHIPSHPVHALTPEELSHIQELLLSGYWAFECLTLRDYNDMICGICGIAPKVEIAKRHTNNVLELKNVEFTWPEFSVSDEVHVDDFWLTMESEAIEQAAFPTDIPITRVDASIIAPFIPPLMRSPTVINTEKEKSLSHMEQSSGDPSVLVRLIHDGQLRLDKIEDHSEDELRSILHGCGVTITSDSTKSELLASLISLYTLVHSGLSTAPQPPLHVTAGKLSKVCPHKVVCGSKYLVRGETARDHVDLLLSSRYWPPVYVSDCARKVALCTDMLYPELANQMWGKNQGCFCDPFEQPEFVSCAELQDQPYTADLSLVAENDQVHPITKSSSCWLVHPPGTEQPSEPPAPEHHSMSLCRDLEPYVSLVAELAKEKEQHDNEGRDQNENAHKDTTKNLEDCSLVSCAWGQPVVFTNTAYYYLYNRLVDYLTSRDIVNQQINQVVKACQPGEVVIRDALYRLGVAQINTEKEEEGSGTEGQTQETEMETYEVVMSEKE from the exons ATGGAAAAGGTGGAAGCGTATGAGGTGGTAAAAGTCactgaggaggtggagagcTGCTACAACCAAATGGAGGTGACCACCCCCAAAAAGAGGAAGGGCAAAGTTCAAGAAGACGCTGTTGAGAAACCCAAGAAGCCTCG GTCTGCCTACCTGCTATACTACTTTGATGTTCACCAGAATATGCAACAGGAAGTACCTAATCTGCCTCAGTCAGAGATCAACAAGCGAATCAGTGAGAGCTGGAAGCGCCTCAGTGTGGCTGAGAAAGCCTACTATCTAGAGAAGGCCAAATCTGAGAAGGAAGGCATAGATAAA tCCTCAATCAGCCCTTCAAAAGACCTGCCTGGCTTCCGCAAGATCCTTCCCAGGGCCAGCTACTTTCTCTTTTCTAAAAGCAGCCCCTCAAATGTCCTACCAGGAGGCTCAGACATTAGCATTGAGTCTCTGGACCCTCTTGCTGCAGGAGGGGGCTTTCCCTCAGTCTCCAATACCCAAGATTCCCAGTTCACAGCTCTAGAGTTGGCCAGTGAAGTGGAGCTTTATGAGCAGCCCGTTGTTGAAGAGATAGCAGAAGAAACAGCGGTGGTGTCTCATCCTGCTGCCCTGCAAGGAAtcacaccctcctcctcctccactatCCCATCCAAAATCTCAGGCTGTACAGATGTCCATAGCTCTGCTGACCTCACAGCCAAAGGAGACACACTGAAAGGAAAGGAGTCAAGAGCTTCTGGTAGTGGTAATGGAAGGAAACTGGTgcagaaaatacagagagaaaacacacaggtGGTTGCCATCATACCTTCCCAG aACCTGCTAGAGCCTAAGTCTTTTTCAGGTGTGAGCACTTTAGGACCAGTGATGATGGTCTCTGTTGGAGCCAGTGTAGATCAAAGTGTAAAACCTTCATATAAAATG tctGTGAAAACATACACCAGGAGAGGACGAGGAAGGTGTCTAAATCCTGGGTGTTCATTTGTTTATGTGACACGCCACAAGCCGCCAGCGTGCCCCGACTGCGGAAGCCTTTTGGGTGGAAAATGGATACCTGCT GTAAAGAAGACgcaagaaaaagaagcagcatcAAAGCAACTCCCACAGAAAGCTGAAACCAAGCCTAATGAAAGCAGCCAGCCcacacagctccctgttcaggAGGAAAATGCTGATGTCAGTAATGCAAAGACCACTGGGAGCAAAAAAGAAGGGCGAGTTCAGTGGCGCATCAGAAGGCAGCGTGCAGTGTCTGCGAAAAGGCCACCAGAGGGCAGCAGCACCAAACCACAGGAGCAAAGAAA ACAATTTAAATTGAGTCCTAAATGTTTCACGGTGCATGGTCAAGAGAGCAACAATGGCCCTGGTCCAAAGAAGCCTGTAAGACCCATCCTACCAGCCTATTATAGCACAG gacGTACCTTGTTTCAAATCATAACTATCCCAACTGAGAAAGGAAAAGTTCAGgctgcaaacagaaacaatacTTTGTCATCTG GGTCCCGAGAGAGTTTCTCAGGACTCAAACCCAACACTTTAAAGCAACTTGGCCAGCCAGTCGCAACAACCGCAAGCAAGCAG GACACACATGTTTCAGCAGATGGGAGCCAGGCTGTGTCTTCACTGCCTGACAGAAGACTGAATATTCTGTCGGTCTTGCCTTTCAAACAGCACACTGTATCTAATTTT GACTTGGGACTGTCTACAGCACGAGGCAGGGGTCGCTGTAAAAACCCTTCTTGCGATTATATgtataaaaacagacacaaacctgcagTGTGCCCTAAGTGTGGCTGTGAGTTGGCTCAGAAGAACTCCAAGGGAGCAAAG TCTGAGATGCTGCTGGATCCTTATCAGGCCCTGAGTCCTGCTCAGAAGGACATTCAGCGACAAAGCACAGTGCAGCTGCTGCGCCGTTCTTTGCAGATTCCTGAAAGTGAGACTGAGCTCCAGGAAACAATAAACCTCATCCAAGAGCTCAACAGCCTCCAGATCATCTTAGTTCAACCAGGTAACCACGGGCATGAAGACAGCAGTGGGACGGAGACATTGGTTGAGTCTGGGTGGCCTCAGTACTATGAATCAGAAGCTACTCACTGTGGCCTATGTAACTACCCTCTCTTCAagggaggtcaaag TACCATTGCAGGACAGGAGGACTGCTGGCTTCTTACTGAGGCCCTGATGCAGACAGCTTCTCTCCAGCTCAAGGTGTGTCTGAACGTACAGTGTTTGGCTCTGCACAGCTTCACTGATCTGCATCCAG GTCTGTTCAACATTGGGAACAGACTGCTGGTGAGTATTGACCTGCTTCTGAAGATCAGGGTAAACATCAGATTGGGCCGAGCCCCCTCTGAGGCAGCCAGGACTTTACTGGATCATATCCCCAGTCACCCTG TGCATGCACTCACCCCAGAAGAGTTATCTCACATTCAAGAGCTTCTCCTGAGTGGTTACTGGGCCTTTGAGTGTTTGACATTGCGGGATTACAATGATATGATCTGCGGCATTTGTGGTATTGCTCCCAAAGTGGAAATTGCGAAGCGGCATACAAACAACGTGCTTGAGCTCAAGAATGTGGAG TTTACTTGGCCTGAGTTTTCGGTCTCAGACGAGGTACATGTGGATGACTTCTGGCTGACAATGGAGAGTGAGGCTATCGAGCAGGCAGCTTTCCCCACTGACATTCCTATTACACGTGTAGACGCCTCTATCATTGCCCCTTTCATCCCTCCGCTGATGAGGAGTCCCACTGTTatcaacacagagaaagagaaatccTTGTCGCACATGGAGCAGTCTTCAG GAGATCCATCAGTTTTGGTGCGTCTCATCCATGATGGTCAGCTGAGACTTGACAAGATTGAGGATCACAGTGAGGATGAGCTCAGATCAATACTGCATGGCTGTGGAGTGACCATCACCTCAGACTCcacaaag AGTGAGCTGCTGGCTTCTTTGATCTCGTTATACACGCTTGTTCACAGTGGCTTGTCCACAGCCCCACAGCCCCCTCTACACGTCACTGCTGGCAAGCTGTCCAAAGTTTGCCCTCACAAG GTGGTATGCGGCTCTAAGTACTTGGTGAGAGGAGAAACGGCTCGAGATCATGTCGACCTGTTGCTGTCATCTCGCTACTGGCCCCCAGTTTATGTTAGTGACTGTGCCCGCAAGGTGGCACTCTGCACAGACATGCTTTATCCAGAACTGGCAAATCAGATGTGGGGCAAGAACCAAGGCTGCTTCTGTGATCCCTTTGAACAGCCGGAG TTTGTCTCCTGTGCTGAGCTACAGGACCAGCCGTACACTGCTGACCTTTCTTTGGTAGCTGAGAATGATCAGGTCCACCCCATCACGAAATCATCTTCCTGCTGGTTGGTTCATCCTCCTGGCACAGAGCAGCCCTCAGAGCCTCCTGCTCCTGAGCACCACTCCATGTCCCTCTGCAGGGACCTGGAGCCCTACGTAAGCCTGGTGGCTGAGCTGGCGAAAGAGAAGGAACAACATGACAACGAGGGGAGAGATCAGAACgaaaatgcacacaaagacactacAAAGAATCTAGAGGACTGTTCCTTGGTGAGCTGTGCATGGGGGCAACCTGTGGTATTCACCAACACAGCCTATTACTACCTGTACAACCGTCTGGTAGATTATCTCACCAGTAGGGACATCGTGAACCAGCAGATCAACCAAGTGGTGAAGGCCTGCCAGCCGGGAGAGGTGGTTATCAGGGATGCCCTGTACCGTTTGGGAGTGGcacaaatcaacacagagaaagaggaagaaggaagtgGAACTGAGGGACAGACacaagagacagagatggagactTATGAGGTTGTCATGTCTGAAAAAGAATGA